DNA from Asanoa sp. WMMD1127:
GGTCACGGCGGCGGCCAACGGCACCGGCCCCTGGGAGCGGGTGTTCTTCCCGATCTCGGAGACGCTGACCTACGCGGCGCCGCTGGCGCTGACCGGTCTCGCGTTCGCGCTGGCGTTCCGCGGCGGCCTGTTCAACATCGGCGTGCAGGGTCAGGCGATCATGGGCGCGGTCGGCGCGGCCCTGGCCGGCTTCCTGCTGCCGCTGCCGGTGGGCATCCACCTGATCGTCGCGCTGATCGCCGGCGCCGCGTTCGGTGGCGCCTACGGGTTCGTGCCCGGCTTCCTCAAGGCCCGCACCGGCGCGCACGAGGTCATCACGACCATCATGCTGAACTACGTCGCGCTCTTCTTCCTGGGCTGGTTGATCATCCAGAAGGGCATCCAGGACCCCGAGCGCAGCGACGCCATCAGCAAGCCGGTCGACGAGTCGGCCCAGCTGACCCACCTGCTCGGCTTCCTCGGCCCCAGCCTGCGGGTCAACCTCGGCATCGTCGTGGCCATCCTGGTCGTCGCCGCGATCGCCTGGATGCTGCGCCGCTCCACGTTCGGCTTCGAGTTGCGCGCGGTCGGCCTCAACCCCGAGGCGTCGCGCACCGCCGGCATCGGCGTCGGTTCGACGTACGCCATGGTGATGACCGTGGCCGGCGCGCTGGCCGGCCTCGGTGGCGCCACCATCGTGATGGGCACGGCGGTCAGCCTGACCGGCGCCGTGATCGGCAGCGTCGGCTTCGACGGCCTGCTCGTCGGCCTGCTGGGCCGGGCCAAGCCGTGGGGCGTGTTCTTCGCGGCGCTGCTGTTCGGCGCGCTGCAGGCCGGCGGCAACCGCATGCAGTCGTTCTCCGGGATCTCGCTCGAGCTGGTCAGCGTGATCCAGGCATTGATCGTGATCTTCGTCGCGGCGCCCGCGTTGGTGAAGACCGTGTTCCGGCTGCGGCCGGCCAAGGTCAGCGGGCTCGGGACCGGCATGTCCAAGGGATGGTGAGACCGTGACGGCCAGCACCGTCGACACGGCCCCGGCGGTCGTCGAGCCGGTCCGCTACTGGACCCGGCAGCGCAAGGTGGGCGTCGGCCTCGCGGCCGTGGGCCTGCTCGCGGCCGTGCTCTTCGGCGCGCTCGCAAGCGGCCGCCAGGCCGAGTTCACCCTGGCCGAGACCATCAGCGGCAGCGCGGCCGGGATCAACGGCCGGGTCGGCGCGATCGTGTTCGGCGCGATCGCGGCCCTCGCCGGCGCGGCGATGCTGGTCACCGCGCGCCGGTGGTTCGCGTGGCTGCTCGGCCTCGGCATCGTCGCCGCGCTCGTCTCGTTCCTCTGCTGGCAGCTCTCCCAGGCGCCCGACAACCTCAACACGATCCCGCTCGGCAGCGTCGCCCGCAGCTCCGTGACGTTGGCCCTGCCGCTGATCCTCGGCGCGCTGGCCGGCGTGCTGTGCGAGCGGTCCGCGGTGATCAACGTGGCCATCGAGGGCCAGTTCCTGATGGGCGCGTTCGCCGCGGCGATGTTCGCCACGCTGGCCGGCAGCGTCTGGGTCGGCATCCTGGCCGCCGGCGTCGGCGGTCTGATCATCGGGCTGCTGCTCGCGGTGCTGGCCATCCGCTTCCTGGTCGACCAGGTGGTGCTGGGCGTCGTGCTCAACGTGTTCGCGCTGGGCCTGACCGGCTTCCTCTACGAGCAGCTGATGGCCCAGGACCAGTCGAAATACAACCAGCCGAGCTTCGTGCCGGAGTGGGACATCCCGCTGCTGTCGAAGATCCCGCTGCTCGGCCCGGCGCTGTTCAAGGGCAACATCTTCCTGTACGGCGCGATCGTGCTGGTGATCCTGATCCACGTCGGGCTCTTCTACACCCGGTGGGGCCTGCGCACCCGGGCGGTCGGCGAGCACCCCGCGGCGGCCGACACCCTCGGCGTGAAGGTGCTCGCCCTGCGCTACCGCAACGTGCTGGTCGGCGGTGTCGTGGCCGGCTTCGGCGGCGCGTACTTC
Protein-coding regions in this window:
- a CDS encoding ABC transporter permease, which encodes MTASTVDTAPAVVEPVRYWTRQRKVGVGLAAVGLLAAVLFGALASGRQAEFTLAETISGSAAGINGRVGAIVFGAIAALAGAAMLVTARRWFAWLLGLGIVAALVSFLCWQLSQAPDNLNTIPLGSVARSSVTLALPLILGALAGVLCERSAVINVAIEGQFLMGAFAAAMFATLAGSVWVGILAAGVGGLIIGLLLAVLAIRFLVDQVVLGVVLNVFALGLTGFLYEQLMAQDQSKYNQPSFVPEWDIPLLSKIPLLGPALFKGNIFLYGAIVLVILIHVGLFYTRWGLRTRAVGEHPAAADTLGVKVLALRYRNVLVGGVVAGFGGAYFTLLSTTNFNKNMTSGLGFVALAALIFGRWSPIGATLAALFFGFCSALAFSLGSINSPIPSQFLNMLPYIATIVAVAGLVGRVRAPAADGTPYIKG
- a CDS encoding ABC transporter permease, yielding MTEQTTATAEDLAAAGADQLPPPKTFAGRYLRALWTANTFTVTVLAVLLALVIGGILIAVSDENVRATFSYFFSRPSDFFSLSWDKVSDAYAQLFKGSIVDPEAVTAAANGTGPWERVFFPISETLTYAAPLALTGLAFALAFRGGLFNIGVQGQAIMGAVGAALAGFLLPLPVGIHLIVALIAGAAFGGAYGFVPGFLKARTGAHEVITTIMLNYVALFFLGWLIIQKGIQDPERSDAISKPVDESAQLTHLLGFLGPSLRVNLGIVVAILVVAAIAWMLRRSTFGFELRAVGLNPEASRTAGIGVGSTYAMVMTVAGALAGLGGATIVMGTAVSLTGAVIGSVGFDGLLVGLLGRAKPWGVFFAALLFGALQAGGNRMQSFSGISLELVSVIQALIVIFVAAPALVKTVFRLRPAKVSGLGTGMSKGW